Sequence from the Phaeodactylum tricornutum CCAP 1055/1 chromosome 20, whole genome shotgun sequence genome:
GGAGATTTCCCTTTTTGGCGAAGCATCTTTCTTCCCAAGAAGAGTGCGACGCCAAAAGTCCACCAACGAATGCTTTGCTTatgctctttttggaaatgatcAACTTTTCTGATGTGTTTGCTGTAACGCCGCCCTCTCGACGACGAGAAGTTGCTACCAGGATAGCTCATAAATTCTTTCTGCCTACCCTCGTAGGGGGCGAGCTTGTGCCGCCTATGTTTGACTTCCATCACCTGGTATCAGACACGTTACTGCGTCATCTGGAATGCTTGCTGAAACATGACACTATTCCACTTGATTTGTTTGCCGATTTTCAAATTGCTGCTGTGGACGTTCTGTCGGAGCAACCTTTTTTGACATTTTTAGTATCCAACCAATGTGCCCGTCTGCGGGCCTTTCTGCGCAATACCACACACTTTCGTAATATTTCTCTACGCGATGCGTTTGATTCGTTGGTGCGGGATCAACAGATTGACGCAAAAAAGTACTTTGCTTACGTTTTAATATACCTCTTGTGTTTGGTTGACAAAGAGTCGGTTGGCGAGCACGACGATTTGTTGGGCCCAGCAAATGGAAATTCTCGTGTAGAAGAGGCCGCAAGTGGTATTTGTGCCGCTTTTTTTATCCAGAGCACGTTGTTACCCCTTGTGAACAAGGTGCGAGTATGTTTGGAAAATTTGAAAGACGATCTGGTTCTATACGAATCCTTGATAATGGCATACGAACGTTCGTGGGAAATGTTTTTGGCACCAGGAATTGGAGCTTTGGAGCACTCGGCTTTGACGAGCGAAACTGAAGAATTGCTGGAAGAACTTCGGTCGAATCTGGAATCCATCAAGTCCGAAGCTAGCCAGAGGCAACCTGGTAAAAAACTACATTGGCTAGTAAAAAATTTGGTCGACGACAAGCTTGTGGAAGACATCAAAAACTTGTCGAACGAGTGCTTGTACGACTATGTGGTCAATTTTCATGCGAAGTTTCGCGAGCATAAATTCCATGAATGGTTTTGCAGTGAATTGGCTACAAATACAACCGACATTCCTTATGCAGGTCCAGTTCCAAAGCTCCCACCCGGCTCAATAAAGAGACTTTTGCGCAGAGCCGACTTTCCCGCTGGAGTCTCTGAGCACAAGCCAATCCAAGTATCATCAGCCCTGACAAAGCATCACGATGAAGAAGTATCGGAGTCTTTGGGTCTTCTGAACGCAGAATGCGCTGTTGTCTTTGGTTCCGCAGTCGATGTAGATATGGCGTCACAATTGTCTAGCCCAGTAGATGGTGCAACGGGCGTTCGTCGTTTCGCTTGCCAATCTGTTAGCTTGGATGATAAAATGAATACAAACGCAATTCGTCCAGATCAGGTCCCTCTAGCCCTGGAGACTTACGCGTCGCTGAGGCCGCTTCGCCAGAGACCTTTTGCGCGCTTCTCGAGTGATGTCAAACTCTGCCGTGATGGATGGGAAGTCTCTCTCCATAGTTTTAGTGTGCCACATACGCAAGGCTCGTCAGAGAATGATGAGCAATCAGCTCTTTTTGGAGTTTCACTCGTCTTCCGGAGGTCTGCACCACCTAGCTCGGCAATAGATCAAGAATATGTTCGCACCGAACTAGTACAGGTTGAAGATGGAATTGAGTCCAAAAGCATTCCACAGCCATTTGTATTTGAATACCCACAGCTTGAAGCTAGCCAGATAGAGCCTGCTGAGCTCGACATTGTGAGGCGTTTGCGCGTCTCTACGTGTTGCCCAATCTTCAACGCAAAGGCGGCTAAACGGACATGGACACAACGCGCTTTTGACGAAGCGCGTCTAGGAAAGGATCACGTCACGATTGGCCTCGTTCTTGTGAGCCACCAAAACGTGATACTTGCCATGCGAGAAACTCTGCAGTGTTTGCTGAAGGATTTTTCACGTTTTCCAGGTGACGAATCGAATTCTCAAGTGTCTTGTCAGGGACTTGTCGATGTTCTTGGCAACTTTGCCCACCAAGATGTTGAAGGGATAGCACTGAGGAGCATTCTGCTACCGTACATGACAGCGTCGATAAAGCCATGGATTGAACGCCCGATATCAGCTCAGAAGGATGACTTTCTACAGCTTGCCGGAAAACAGCTCGTTCGGTCCCTGCCTCCTATTGCTCTTGCCTTGCTCTTCGTCACTGCGCTCTTGGAGCAAAAGATCGTTTTATCAAGTAGTCGCCGCAGCGTACTTTTGTCTGCCACTACAGCGCTATCCGAGCTTCTCAAGCCGTTAGAGTGGTGTCATCTGATTGTCCCGCTAGTTCCATCGACGCTTGCGGGAGACTTGCTTCAGTATCCCGCTCCCTTCATCTTGGGTATGCCGTCAGAAGATCCAGGCATAATGGACTTGATACGGGAGTTACCAAGCGATGTGACACTCGTTGACTTGGACGTTGGGCGTGTTATTCTTGCTCCTTCGTTTGCCCACAACAGCGAACTTGGCCGTGGCATCCCCAATAGTGCCGACACGAGTCGAGTTTTGCGATCACAGGTACTATTTTTGGCGCAGTCATTGGGTGGAATATTCGGTACTACTATAGACCCACAAACTTGGTCCTGCGACGCTGTATTGATGGATCTTTCAGAAAATAGCAAACTGTCGGACCAATCACCCTTTGATGCTTTATGTAAAGTGTGTCACACTTTTGTAGTGGAGCTCCTTGCTGGTTTACCAGGATGTTGTTACTGGGTTGAAGAACCTggggaagacgaagaagcccATGAACCTACGGTGCTATTCGATGAAGATCGGTTCTTTCGCATTAAAGCGCTACGCGAATCGACCGTCCTCGAGCCCCTTTTTCACAAGACTGGTAAATCCAACGAACTCGCGTTGTCTATGGACGATTTTGATCTTGTCCTCGAAGTGTTTTTGCGCTGTCAAAGCATGAATTATTTCATCAGTACACAGAAACGTGATGAAATGATATTTGCTCTGTAAAGATCCTGCAGTACTGAAACATGTAAATTCTACACTTTATTTGCTGGCTATTCTACTAAAAGGCTGTAATAGTCCTGTCAGGTCTCAGGTAGCCGTGCGATGGTATGGGTTGATTTTCTCCACTGGACTTCGAAAGCACTCGAGATGTACATCTCGGAAGCATCGGTTGGCTTGCGTCTTTTTGCGGAACCTACGGGGAGTGCAGTGTGTGTAAGGCGTTCAGGGGTATCCACGTCAGTCATCGATGGACGTTGGAAAGGGGTAATTGTGACAGCAGTGGGCCCAGATGATGCTTTGCTCCTTGCTGGAGTGCTTGTGGTCGTATTGACGAGAATCGGTTGCCGTAGTAAGGGTTTTAAGAAGGGATGCCTCAACGCTTCAGACGCCGTAAGCCTGTCCCTCGGATTCAAAGTTATGACTGCGAAGGTGAAGTCCACAGCAGCAGCCGATACCGAAGGAAGATGCTGCACCAATCCTTGCCGAGGAGATATAGAGGCCTTGGCAGTGGATGCACCGTCTACGATCACTCCCAATCGCTGCAATAGCCGAAAGCCTTCTTTCCACGTCCGTGACGTTGGTTGCCCCATTAGGGCAAAGATTAGTTGCAATTGATCAATTTCCGAGCGGCCTGGAAAGAGGGGTTCCAAAGAGAGGAGTTCGGCCAGGATACATCCCGTGGCGAAGATGTCAACCGCTTGATCGTAATCTGGAGATGCAAGGAGGACCTCGGGAGCCCGGTACCACCGGGTCGACACGTACGAAGTCAAGGGGGACATATTCTCTACACCACGAGCCATCGAAAAGTCGGCGACTTTGACGACTGTTCCGGCCAACAAAAGATTTTCGGGTTTGATGTCTCGGTGCATAAGACCATGACGATGCAAATGCTCCAAGCCTTGCAATACTTGTTGGACTATTGCGCGAACGTCAATCTCTTCAAGTGGACCCTGCTCGGCTTTCGCCCGGAGCATCATAAGATCGTGCAGGGAGCCGTTCGGCACATACTCAAAGACGAAATGAACGACGCCCCTGACGAGATGTACTTCGTGTAGCTGAACAATGTTGGCGTGGTGAGTGAGCTGCATCAAGGACTGCAATTCTCGCATTGGCACAACCTTTTCCCACGCAAAGGCACCTTTCAGCCGCTTGATCGCACGCTGCAACGAGCAGAAAGAATAAAGACATAGCAATAGGCGGTAAGAGCGCCGTAGTCAAACAAAAGAAGTTCCAATATACTTGTAGGAATATCCACATCCAGCTGGCCTGTCAGTACGAGTGACGCAAGCGAAAGTGGAATTAATTCAAGATCGTGGCTCCGTGTAAAGAAAAGCAGACGAGAGCACCACTTTTCGACATTATCGTGTCGAACCGATGCACGCACCTTTTCGTTGGTCGAATGCTTCACGGCAAAGTATACTTGCCCAAAAGAGCCTTCGCCAATCTTTTCCCCAACGGTGTATCGGTCCATCCTCAGTCGCTCACTTTCTTACACATCAACAAAATAGTTCGGGGTAGTCAATCAGGATGGCGGGCTGGCTGGTTGTTATGGCTTTCGCAACATCGTCATTTTGGGGGGATGGGGAAGGAGGCTCGTGAACGGAGGCAATGCCCAAACTCCAGCTAACAGTTATCCAGGTTTAAGTGTTTGATTTAGCATTTAAAATTTCAATTAGAATGTAAACCAGCCCCAAACACAGACAGAGCCCCCCTGACCAACACATGGTTCCCGTATATGTATCACTTTTCAGTGCCAGTCATCGATGACATAGCGTCAGACGGGTAGTTTCCTCTATCGGTTCATTCCAACTGGTCATAGGTGACCACATGAAAAGCATTTCCATTTGGACAGACGCCCGAGAAATTCGTTTGACTAGCCATGGCACCTAGCTATTCATCAAAGGCTAGCTAGCTACTGGAAAAAGTCGTATCTTCTCTGACAGAGGAAGAAATGCTTGATGATCGTGGCAGTTGTGGCTTGACTACCAAAGCTGGTTCCGTTCCTTATAATGCGCAAGCCATTGCAACGAAGACTTCGTACTTTTGTGCGATTCTCCAAATAGAAACTTGCCCCGTGAATTTCGTTCGGAACTCCGGCACTCGTGATGTTTGTCCATCGGTACGCTTTTGGATTTGGTTCGTGGATGGTGGTGATGTGACATCGATACTCCCAGAGATCGCTTAACGTAAATTCGTCGACATTTTCTACCTATGTGCACAAATGCCGTGATTTTGCCGAGTACCGTTCTCCAAACCGCCGTTGTGTATTTTTCGCACGCCAGTCAAGTCGTGTTCCAAACCAGAGCGAAAAAGTCGGAGTTTCCGCATGCGTTCCCGTTCTTCTCGGAAGCAGGGAATCCGCGAGAGCGCCGGCCCGCCTACGTGTGTTGCCCGTGACCGAGCGTTTTCACCGGACCGTACCGCCCGTTGGCACCCGACGATGGAAGGCCCAGAACTCGCGAGCCCTTACTCTAGTACGAGTCGTGGGGTCGTGGCGCGTTCCCTCGAATTGCCCGTTTGCCCCCTTCCTCCTCCTTTTTTCATTCCCTCCCAAGCATCCGCAGTATCGGTCACATAATCCGCACACCAGTCACCAGTACGATTGCGAGTACTTCGGCAGGGCTTGTAACACCGAGTATCCTACCGACCCCGCATCCGCGAGCGATCTCTCGGCTAGCAATAGAAGCACGGTCGGAACTCGAAAACAAAAGGCGattgttttttgagtttttgaaaaaaacACACCTACCCACGAAGGAGGAACTCGGATTGTCGGTTTGCTACATACTACATTTGAGTGTGTCTGTGTGTGGGAGAGAGAGTTACAGTAAGCGCTTGTTCGTTTGCGAGTATCTCTAATGCCCCCAGCCAAAATGCGGGACCAGTCAAACAATCACGACGGGTACGAAGTCGACTTTGCCAACGGCGCTGCTAGAAAGGTGCGGAAGAGCGTGTCCAACACGGATTCGGACGATCCGCCTTCCGGACCCGTCGACTTGGACGATCTCTTTTCGGACAAGATTCGTCGTGTTGATCTGGACGAAACAAGTCTCTTTTCCGATGAAGGAGGCTCTTCCGagtttgacgaagaagacgatccATTGTTGGAAGGTCGTGGACGGTTCTTCAGCAATCCCAACAAGCGACTTTTGGACAATGATGCCTCCCTCATTCCAGGATCGCCCTTTTCCAAGCCCATGAACAAGGTATCCAATCGTCCGTCGGAACCACTGGCGATTGCCAAGTACGCAAGTGTCATGGCTTTTCTGCTCACCATCGGATGGGTggctttgcttttctttgtcgCCATTTGGAACTACAATTCCATTGGTCGGATCATTGTCGAGTGCTTTCTGGCGGCATTGGCATTTTTCGGGCTCTTTTGGAACTCATACTTCATTATTGCCAGTATCTGTAAGTGTTTCATTCCAGCACGTGCCTTCAAGACCAACACCAAgtactgctccatcatacCCGAAACCAAACCTCCGGAAACGGCATGGATGGAAGTCACTATTCAAATTCCTGTCTACAAGGAATCGCTACAGGAAGTTATGATTCCCACGCTAAAATCCTGCATGGCTGCTCGGCATTACTACAACCAAAAAACGGGTGCACGCTGCAATATTGTCATTTGCGACGACGGCATGATGGCCTACCTCCGGGACAACTTCGCCGCCGCGGAAATGCTTTGGGAGAACATTGTCGATTCCAAAGGACGCGTTGTTCGGCTCAGCAAACTACTCAAACGCGTACCGTCCGCCTCCCGACGTCATCTCAAGGGACTCCGCAGCAAGCATGTCTACGAAGTCTTCCATCGAATGCTCTACTACTATCATTACAAGATTGGCTTTGTCGCGCGATCCACCGTGGATCGTCGCGGTAAGTTCAAAAAGGCGTCCAATCTTAATTCGCACCTGCGCTTGGCCCTCGGGGCCTCGCAACTACAAGAGTCGCAAGGAGATATCTCTTACGAAGAAGCCTTGTTACACGAGTCGCACAATGAGGACGGATCGCGCTACATTATGTTCGGCAACGACATTAAGATCGGTCATTTAATTGTGGTAAACGATGCCGACGCCAGGATGGCCGAGTCGGTCATCGTGAAGACGGTACCCGAGTTTCTCAATGATCACACGCTCGGTTTCACCCAGCACGCTACCAAGACCATGAACGAGCAGCGTGGCGAGTCGTACTACACCAACATGTTGACGGTTTACACGGACGCGCTGTACCAGGGTCActttttgttgtcgtccatTATGGGTTGTCATCCTCCCCTCGTCGGTCACTCGATCTTTTTGCGAACGGAAGCAGTCAAGCAATGTGGACGAATGCGGACCCTCCGCAAGGCCCAACGCTGGCTGCGGAACATTGGGTTGCAGTTCTTACCCGTCGATCAAGTCGGATTTAGCAATTTGCACGCCGAAAATCGTATCGAATACTGGTCCGAATCCCATGTGTCGGAAGATTTTGAACTCATGTTGCATCTTTACAATCTGGGTTTCAACGGACGGTACTGCGCCTATCCGGATTGCGAATTTCAGGAGGGTATCACACGGACGTTCGATGAAGAAGCCGGTCGGCATCGCAAGTTTGCCCTGGGTGCACACGAACTCGTTTTCAATCCGTTTAACGAGATGCTGGGCCACGGTGTCTTTACGCCGCTCTTCAATACATTTCTACGGTGTGATATCCCGAGCTACTACAAGGTCTTTTTGACAGCCTATCTGTGCTCCTATACTTCCGGTGGAGCCTACATTATTGTCTTTACGATTGCTGCCATTGCGCGAATTCTCGACAGTGAAGGCGACATTGAGTCCATTTACAGCTTTTCGCCGGCGGGAATTATTGTCTTGAACATTATCGCCTTTTATGTTTTGGGCTATGCAACGTTTATCATTTCCTTGCTGCGCATGCActttatcaacaacaagttGCTCTTTCCGGAGTACCGCAAAAAGTGCGGTGGAGCGCTGTACATTGTCTGTGTCAATTTGCGTTACTGCTTGACCTTTCAATTCCTCTTTTATACTGTCGCATCGAtcacttttttctttttgggatCCATGGATCACATGCTCTCGCGGCCCAACATTTGCGGCGCCACGAACAAGGACTCGATCACGATAACTCGCTGTGTGGCTTTTTGGGAAATGGCCAAGTTCAATAGTGGCTCGTGGATGGTTGCCGCCTGTATGGCCGTTCTCGCCTACTTGACTATTCTGCAGGACGAAGGCTTTGCTTACAACAAACTGCCCGACGATATTTTGAAACACGCCCTGTTCGCTGGCCccgcctttttcttggcggtG
This genomic interval carries:
- the hCDK4 gene encoding predicted protein (hypothetical cyclin dependent kinase 4) — translated: MDRYTVGEKIGEGSFGQVYFAVKHSTNEKRAIKRLKGAFAWEKVVPMRELQSLMQLTHHANIVQLHEVHLVRGVVHFVFEYVPNGSLHDLMMLRAKAEQGPLEEIDVRAIVQQVLQGLEHLHRHGLMHRDIKPENLLLAGTVVKVADFSMARGVENMSPLTSYVSTRWYRAPEVLLASPDYDQAVDIFATGCILAELLSLEPLFPGRSEIDQLQLIFALMGQPTSRTWKEGFRLLQRLGVIVDGASTAKASISPRQGLVQHLPSVSAAAVDFTFAVITLNPRDRLTASEALRHPFLKPLLRQPILVNTTTSTPARSKASSGPTAVTITPFQRPSMTDVDTPERLTHTALPVGSAKRRKPTDASEMYISSAFEVQWRKSTHTIARLPET
- a CDS encoding predicted protein, translated to MLDDRGSCGLTTKAGSVPYNAQAIATKTSYFCAILQIETCPVNFVRNSGTRDVCPSRSLNVNSSTFSTYVHKCRDFAEYRSPNRRCVFFARQSSRVPNQSEKVGVSACVPVLLGSRESARAPARLRVLPVTERFHRTVPPVGTRRWKAQNSRALTLVRVVGSWRVPSNCPFAPFLLLFSFPPKHPQYRSHNPHTSHQYDCEYFGRACNTEYPTDPASASDLSASNRSTVGTRKQKAIVF
- a CDS encoding predicted protein, translating into MRDQSNNHDGYEVDFANGAARKVRKSVSNTDSDDPPSGPVDLDDLFSDKIRRVDLDETSLFSDEGGSSEFDEEDDPLLEGRGRFFSNPNKRLLDNDASLIPGSPFSKPMNKVSNRPSEPLAIAKYASVMAFLLTIGWVALLFFVAIWNYNSIGRIIVECFLAALAFFGLFWNSYFIIATRAFKTNTKYCSIIPETKPPETAWMEVTIQIPVYKESLQEVMIPTLKSCMAARHYYNQKTGARCNIVICDDGMMAYLRDNFAAAEMLWENIVDSKGRVVRLSKLLKRVPSASRRHLKGLRSKHVYEVFHRMLYYYHYKIGFVARSTVDRRGKFKKASNLNSHLRLALGASQLQESQGDISYEEALLHESHNEDGSRYIMFGNDIKIGHLIVVNDADARMAESVIVKTVPEFLNDHTLGFTQHATKTMNEQRGESYYTNMLTVYTDALYQGHFLLSSIMGCHPPLVGHSIFLRTEAVKQCGRMRTLRKAQRWLRNIGLQFLPVDQVGFSNLHAENRIEYWSESHVSEDFELMLHLYNLGFNGRYCAYPDCEFQEGITRTFDEEAGRHRKFALGAHELVFNPFNEMLGHGVFTPLFNTFLRCDIPSYYKVFLTAYLCSYTSGGAYIIVFTIAAIARILDSEGDIESIYSFSPAGIIVLNIIAFYVLGYATFIISLLRMHFINNKLLFPEYRKKCGGALYIVCVNLRYCLTFQFLFYTVASITFFFLGSMDHMLSRPNICGATNKDSITITRCVAFWEMAKFNSGSWMVAACMAVLAYLTILQDEGFAYNKLPDDILKHALFAGPAFFLAVMAFIVPILLNPFILGWPFHRRPKTPKQPVPKKKKKVVRKDALGRVVDIRTFMDTAEELDQEMERVQGKPDVELGSLATKDVFSHGSPGVTSLKKLELGSGEGARVGRERPRGPMKSIAEAEPHGTSNRLGGNNRRPSTTHSEPSGSRQNRAITGRSGRPNSRVAYSTDVYASEV